In Canis lupus dingo isolate Sandy chromosome 1, ASM325472v2, whole genome shotgun sequence, a single genomic region encodes these proteins:
- the LOC112645641 gene encoding basic proline-rich protein-like has protein sequence MVPAALSLVVALAPRSGGRRRTVGAAPPAPAPAPAPAPAQPGPRSLGRPSRSECGGPSWAGRAPRDPGAARGRSRVGGGRTPARAAPRTRPQSCPTSPKDPRPAPRPRDPLPTPTPRPPGPAPKAPSARVPPAPEDPGHSPRPAPRGSARPPIPAPFPEDAPHESRGSWLRPASQAPPPPRGHRLPGRCASLSAQY, from the coding sequence ATGGTTCCGGCCGCGCTCAGCCTCGTCGTCGCCCTGGCTCCCCGCTCCGGGGGCCGCAGGAGGACGGTGGgggcggcgccccccgccccggccccggccccggccccggctccggcccAGCCCGGCCCGCGCTCGCTCGGCCGCCCCAGCCGCTCGGAGTGCGGCGGCCCGAGCTGGGCTGGCCGCGCGCCTCGGGATCCAGGGGCCGCGCGCGGGAGGAGCCGGGTCGGGGGTGGGCGGACGCCGGCGCGCGCCGCCCCGAGGACCCGCCCCCAGTCCTGCCCCACGAGCCCCAAGGACCCACGTCCCGCCCCGCGTCCCCGGGACCCGCTGCCAACCCCCACTCCACGCCCCCCAGGACCCGCCCCCAAAGCTCCAAGCGCCCGCGTCCCGCCCGCGCCTGAAGACCCGGGCCACagtccccgccccgcgccccgaggGTCCGCCCGCCCACCCATCCCCGCCCCATTCCCCGAGGACGCGCCCCACGAGTCCAGAGGATCCTGGCTCCGCCCCGcgtcccaggccccgcccccgccccgaggccACCGCCTCCCCGGGAGGTGCGCGTCTCTGTCAGCGCAATACTGA